One segment of Rosa chinensis cultivar Old Blush chromosome 6, RchiOBHm-V2, whole genome shotgun sequence DNA contains the following:
- the LOC112172659 gene encoding inositol monophosphatase 3 isoform X2 yields MAENDSLAQFLASAVDAAKKAGQLIRKGFYEIKHVEHKGQVDLVTETDKAAEDLIFNHLKQLYPTHKFIGEETTAACGVTELTDDPTWIVDPLDGTTNFVHGFPFVCVSIGLTIGKIPTVGVVYNPIMDELFTGIRGGGAFLNENPIKVSSQSELVKSLLATGAGTKRDKLTVDATTGKLNSLLFEVRSLRMSGSCALNLCGIACGRLDLFYELGFGGPWDVAGGAVIVTEAGGSVYDPRFTYYGELIPFASDLVRTLTSHRKE; encoded by the exons ATGGCTGAAAATG ATTCGCTTGCTCAGTTCTTGGCGTCTGCAGTTGACGCGGCCAAGAAAGCTGGACAG CTAATTCGAAAAGGGTTCTACGAGATCAAACATGTGGAGCATAAAGGCCAg GTGGATTTGGTCACAGAAACTGATAAGGCGGCTGAAGATCTCATATTTAATCATCTCAAGCAGCTTTATCCCACACATAAG TTCATTGGGGAAGAAACTACTGCTGCTTGTGGTGTAACGGAGCTGACTGATGACCCAACATGGATAGTGGATCCCCTGGATGGCACCACTAACTTTGTCCATGG GTTCCCCTTTGTCTGTGTCTCTATTGGTCTTACTATTGGAAAGATTCCCACAGTTGGTGTTGTTTATAATCCAATAATGGATGAG CTTTTTACTGGTATCCGTGGAGGAGGTGCATTTCTCAATGAAAATCCTATAAAAG TGTCATCTCAAAGTGAACTTGTGAAGTCTCTCCTTGCAACTGGG GCTGGAACAAAACGTGATAAATTAACTGTGGATGCTACTACAGGGAAACTAAATAGCTTACTTTTCGAG GTGAGATCGCTTCGGATGAGTGGCTCCTGTGCACTGAACCTCTGTGGAATTGCATGTGGGAGGCTTGATCTTTTTTATGAACTCGGCTTTGGGGGTCCTTG GGATGTGGCAGGTGGTGCTGTGATTGTTACAGAAGCTGGAGGATCTGTTTATGACCC AAGATTTACTTATTACGGAGAATTGATTCCTTTTGCATCAGATCTGGTAAGGACTTTGACATCACATCGCAAAGAGTAG
- the LOC112172659 gene encoding inositol monophosphatase 3 isoform X1 encodes MAENDSLAQFLASAVDAAKKAGQLIRKGFYEIKHVEHKGQVDLVTETDKAAEDLIFNHLKQLYPTHKFIGEETTAACGVTELTDDPTWIVDPLDGTTNFVHGFPFVCVSIGLTIGKIPTVGVVYNPIMDELFTGIRGGGAFLNENPIKVSSQSELVKSLLATGAGTKRDKLTVDATTGKLNSLLFEVRSLRMSGSCALNLCGIACGRLDLFYELGFGGPWDVAGGAVIVTEAGGSVYDPSGKDFDITSQRVAASNPLLKDAFVKALQKSE; translated from the exons ATGGCTGAAAATG ATTCGCTTGCTCAGTTCTTGGCGTCTGCAGTTGACGCGGCCAAGAAAGCTGGACAG CTAATTCGAAAAGGGTTCTACGAGATCAAACATGTGGAGCATAAAGGCCAg GTGGATTTGGTCACAGAAACTGATAAGGCGGCTGAAGATCTCATATTTAATCATCTCAAGCAGCTTTATCCCACACATAAG TTCATTGGGGAAGAAACTACTGCTGCTTGTGGTGTAACGGAGCTGACTGATGACCCAACATGGATAGTGGATCCCCTGGATGGCACCACTAACTTTGTCCATGG GTTCCCCTTTGTCTGTGTCTCTATTGGTCTTACTATTGGAAAGATTCCCACAGTTGGTGTTGTTTATAATCCAATAATGGATGAG CTTTTTACTGGTATCCGTGGAGGAGGTGCATTTCTCAATGAAAATCCTATAAAAG TGTCATCTCAAAGTGAACTTGTGAAGTCTCTCCTTGCAACTGGG GCTGGAACAAAACGTGATAAATTAACTGTGGATGCTACTACAGGGAAACTAAATAGCTTACTTTTCGAG GTGAGATCGCTTCGGATGAGTGGCTCCTGTGCACTGAACCTCTGTGGAATTGCATGTGGGAGGCTTGATCTTTTTTATGAACTCGGCTTTGGGGGTCCTTG GGATGTGGCAGGTGGTGCTGTGATTGTTACAGAAGCTGGAGGATCTGTTTATGACCC ATCTGGTAAGGACTTTGACATCACATCGCAAAGAGTAGCAGCATCGAATCCTCTGCTCAAGGATGCCTTTGTTAAGGCTTTGCAGAAATCAGAATGA
- the LOC112172659 gene encoding inositol-phosphate phosphatase isoform X3: MAENDSLAQFLASAVDAAKKAGQLIRKGFYEIKHVEHKGQVDLVTETDKAAEDLIFNHLKQLYPTHKFIGEETTAACGVTELTDDPTWIVDPLDGTTNFVHGFPFVCVSIGLTIGKIPTVGVVYNPIMDEAGTKRDKLTVDATTGKLNSLLFEVRSLRMSGSCALNLCGIACGRLDLFYELGFGGPWDVAGGAVIVTEAGGSVYDPSGKDFDITSQRVAASNPLLKDAFVKALQKSE; the protein is encoded by the exons ATGGCTGAAAATG ATTCGCTTGCTCAGTTCTTGGCGTCTGCAGTTGACGCGGCCAAGAAAGCTGGACAG CTAATTCGAAAAGGGTTCTACGAGATCAAACATGTGGAGCATAAAGGCCAg GTGGATTTGGTCACAGAAACTGATAAGGCGGCTGAAGATCTCATATTTAATCATCTCAAGCAGCTTTATCCCACACATAAG TTCATTGGGGAAGAAACTACTGCTGCTTGTGGTGTAACGGAGCTGACTGATGACCCAACATGGATAGTGGATCCCCTGGATGGCACCACTAACTTTGTCCATGG GTTCCCCTTTGTCTGTGTCTCTATTGGTCTTACTATTGGAAAGATTCCCACAGTTGGTGTTGTTTATAATCCAATAATGGATGAG GCTGGAACAAAACGTGATAAATTAACTGTGGATGCTACTACAGGGAAACTAAATAGCTTACTTTTCGAG GTGAGATCGCTTCGGATGAGTGGCTCCTGTGCACTGAACCTCTGTGGAATTGCATGTGGGAGGCTTGATCTTTTTTATGAACTCGGCTTTGGGGGTCCTTG GGATGTGGCAGGTGGTGCTGTGATTGTTACAGAAGCTGGAGGATCTGTTTATGACCC ATCTGGTAAGGACTTTGACATCACATCGCAAAGAGTAGCAGCATCGAATCCTCTGCTCAAGGATGCCTTTGTTAAGGCTTTGCAGAAATCAGAATGA